One genomic region from Prunus persica cultivar Lovell chromosome G3, Prunus_persica_NCBIv2, whole genome shotgun sequence encodes:
- the LOC18784185 gene encoding ABC transporter C family member 13 isoform X9, translated as MIPSPVHVTSNMPTFLFLTVFYFLGFAFVFVFFFYFFFPFSFGSSKIAHSAALCLEETGHFFSAKETKQQKMDDFVNLICPNSPSVWDGNRLSKCFGNIVLGFGANAVTIVMIAVLGINQRTGKRSLRMNFLEKFFFLFLPAIGACISFLDIALLLKKAHHGFFIAHHEWFFRCSQFASWTLIILFSKCFNGCYIFCNRILCFWWIVKLLLGTLHLLTAYPPFQVLLCVKEICTVSLDIIFGVSINIIRIKQASYKRSSLEDSLLSADTDVEEGCLNESGDTQSYFDLMTFRSITSVMNHGVTKQLDFEDLLQLPTDMDPCSCHDTLLSCWQSQQSSCPDPSLFRAICCAYGWPYIRLGLLKVLNDCVGFAAPLLLNKLIRFLQQGTESWDGYVLAISLGLISIFKSFLDTQYSFHLSRLKLKLRSSIITVIYQKCLYINLAERSKFTEGEIQTFMAIDSDRTVNLCNSFHDMWSLPLQIGVALFLLYTQVKFAFVAGIAITISLIPVNKWISTLIASATVKMMKQKDERIRRTGELLTYIRTLKMHGWELLFSSWLMETRSLEVMHLTTRKYLDAWCVFFWATTPTLFSLFTFGLFALMGHQLDAATVFTCLALFNTLISPLNSFPWVINGLIDAIISIKRLSRFLSCSQHKSKLETTAGSSSPYFSNDKSEIFHEDKAVVFDDSCFAWSSSDEKDLDLVLKHVTLGIPKGSFIAVIGEVGSGKSSLLNSILGEMRLVHGSVYSCGSIAYVPQVPWILSGTIRDNILFGKHYDPKRYLDTLEASALDLDISLMVGGDMAYIGEKGINLSGGQRARIALARAMYNGSDMFILDDVLSAVDAQVARCILYNAILGPLMKQQTRVLCTHNVQAISSADTIVVMDKGHVKWVGRSADWPVSSYSVFSPLNEIDICLKNESQECSAVEDIHVESQQNLVLEKDTVPASDRTQEIIEVEARKEGRVELTIYKNYATFSGWFISVVICLSAILMQASRNGNDLWLSNWVDATRSSRKEYSTSFYLVILCIFCIVNSILTLVRAFSFAFGGLRAAVKVHDTLLKRLINAPVQFFDQTPGGRILNRFSSDLYTIDDSLPFILNILLANFVGLLGIAIVLSYVQVLFLLLLLPFWYIYSKLQFFYRSTSRELRRLDSVSRSPIYTSFTETLDGSSTIRAFKSEDLFFARFTDQVKLYQQTSYTELTASLWLSLRLQLIPQVFIMVIRTGNPKFKSLQLKPFSIS; from the exons ATGATCCCATCCCCAGTCCACGTGACATCGAATATGcccacttttttatttttaactgttttttattttttgggtttcgcttttgtgtttgttttctttttttacttttttttccccttttcttttgggtccAGTAAAATTGCCCACTCTGCAGCTTTGTGCCTTGAAGAAACCGGTCACTTCTTCTCTGCAAAGGAAACGAAGCAACAGAAAATGGACGATTTCGTGAACCTGATTTGCCCTAATTCTCCATCC GTATGGGATGGGAACAGACTTTCCAAGTGTTTTGGAAACAT TGTTTTAGGTTTTGGTGCAAATGCAGTGACTATTGTTATGATTGCTGTACTTGGAATAAATCAAAGGACTGGCAAAAGAAGTTTGAGG ATGAATTTTCTGGAaaagtttttctttctctttcttcctgcCATTGGAGCATGTATATCCTTTTTGGACATTGCATTACTATTGAAGAAAGCACATCATGGCTTCTTTATTGCACATCATGAATGGTTTTTCAGATGTTCTCAGTTTGCATCATGG acTCTTATCATACTCTTCTCAAAGTGTTTCAATGGTTGCTACATCTTTTGCAACCGGATCTTGTGTTTCTGGTGGATTGTAAAACTGCTTCTGGGAACACTTCATTTGCTCACAGCATATCCCCCATTCCAG GTCTTGTTATGCGTTAAAGAGATCTGTACTGTTTCATTAGACATCATCTTTGGCGTATCAATAAACATTATCAGAATAAAGCAGGCATCATACAAGAGAAG TTCTCTGGAAGATTCACTTCTTTCTGCTGATACAGATGTTGAGGAAGGCTGCCTTAATGAATCT GGAGACACTCAGAGCTATTTCGATCTTATGACATTCAGATCTATCACTTCTGTGATGAATCATGGTGTCACAAAGCAGCTTGATTTTGAAGATTTGCTTCAGCTTCCTACTGATATGGATCCCTGTTCATGTCATGATACATTGCTTAGCTGTTGGCAATCCCAACAGAGCAGTTGCCCTGATCCATCCCTGTTTAGGGCAATTTGTTGTGCATATGGATGGCCATACATTCGTCTGGGCTTGTTGAAG GTACTCAATGATTGTGTTGGTTTTGCTGCACCGTTGCTTCTCAATAAACTGATTCGCTTCCTTCAACAAG GTACAGAGAGTTGGGATGGTTATGTTCTTGCAATATCCTTGGGCCTCATATCTATCTTTAA GTCGTTTTTGGATACACAATATAGTTTTCATCTTTCGAGACTGAAGCTAAAGCTACGATCTAGTATCATCACTGTTATCTATCAGAAG TGCCTATATATCAATCTAGCAGAGCGATCAAAATTTACTGAGGGGGAAATCCAGACATTCATGGCAATAGATTCTGATCGTACTGTCAACTTGTGTAACAGTTTCCATGATATGTGGAG CTTACCCTTACAAATTGGGGTGGCTTTGTTCCTTCTGTATACACAAGTCAAATTTGCATTTGTTGCTGGGATTGCAATTACCATCTCCCTGATACCAG TGAATAAATGGATATCTACATTGATTGCAAGTGCTACAGTGAAAATGATGAAGCAGAAAGATGAGAG GATAAGAAGGACAGGAGAACTGTTGACATATATCCGCACTTTGAAGATGCATGGGTGGGAGCTTCTGTTTTCTAGCTGGTTGATGGAGACAAGATCATTAGAAGTTATGCACTTAACT ACACGGAAATACTTGGATGCCTGGTGTGTATTTTTTTGGGCTACAACACCAACTCTTTTTTCCCTGTTCACATTTGGACTTTTTGCATTGATGGGCCATCAACTTGATGCTGCAACG GTCTTCACTTGTCTTGCTCTGTTTAATACTTTGATATCTCCTCTAAATTCATTTCCATGGGTCATTAATGGATTAATTGAT GCCATCATATCTATCAAGCGGTTGAGCAGGTTTCTATCTTGCTCTCAGCACAAATCAAAACTGGAAACAACAGCTGGTTCATCTTCACCATATTTCTCAAATGAcaaatctgaaattttccATGAAGATAAGGCTGTTGTATTCGatgattcatgttttgcttGGTCAAGCAGCGATGAAAAAGACTTGGATTTGGTGCTGAAACATGTAACTCTAGGCATTCCAAAGGGTTCCTTCATTGCAGTGATTGGAGAG GTTGGTTCAGGTAAATCATCCTTGTTGAATTCAATTTTGGGGGAAATGCGACTTGTCCATGGATCAGTATATTCATGTGGTTCTATAGCATATGTACCACAG GTCCCCTGGATTCTATCTGGAACAATACGTGACAACATACTGTTTGGAAAGCATTATGATCCCAAAAG ATACTTGGATACTTTAGAGGCAAGTGCTCTAGACCTTGATATTTCATTAATGGTTGGAGGTGACATGGCTTACATTGGAGAAAAAGGAATCAACTTGTCAGGTGGACAGAGAGCTAGAATTGCTTTGGCAAG GGCCATGTATAATGGCTCCGATATGTTTATTCTTGATGATGTCCTAAGTGCAGTTGATGCACAAGTTGCTCGGTGTATTTTGTATAATGCCATTTTGGGTCCGCTTATGAAACAACAGACTCGTGTACTTTGTACCCACAATGTTCAG GCAATATCTTCAGCCGATACAATTGTTGTTATGGACAAAGGACATGTCAAGTGGGTAGGAAGATCGGCTGATTGGCCTGTTTCTTCGTATTCAGTGTTCTCTCCACTGAATGAAATTGATATatgtttaaaaaatgaaagccaAGAATGCAGTGCAGTCGAAGATATTCATGTTGAAAGCCAACAAAATCTCGTGCTAGAAAAAGATACTGTGCCTGCTTCAGATAGAACACAAGAGATCATTGAAGTTGAGGCACGAAAAGAGGGCAGAGTAGAACTTACCATCTACAA GAATTATGCCACATTTTCTGGTTGGTTCATTTCAGTTGTAATATGCCTGTCAGCAATCCTAATGCAAGCTTCTCGTAATGGGAATGATCTGTGGCTGTCAAATTGGGTTGATGCAACAAGAAGCAGTCGGAAAGAATATTCCACATCCTTTTATCTG GTTATACTCTGCATCTTTTGCATTGTAAATTCAATTCTTACATTAGTGAGGGCTTTCTCATTTGCATTTGGTGGCTTACGAGCTGCTGTTAAGGTGCATGATACACTGCTGAAAAGGCTTATCAATGCACCAGTGCAATTCTTTGATCAGACACCTGGCGGAAGAATACTAAACAG GTTTTCTTCAGATCTATATACAATTGATGATTCTCTCCCCTTCATTCTTAACATTCTCCTAGCCAATTTTGTTGGCCTGCTAGGAATTGCAATAGTTTTGTCATACGTACAG GTCCTCTTCTTGCTTTTGCTATTGCCATTCTGGTATATCTACAGCAAACTTCAG TTCTTCTACAGATCAACATCTCGGGAATTACGGAGGCTGGACAGTGTTTCTCGATCTCCCATCTATACATCCTTCACAGAGACACTTGATGGCTCATCAACCATTCGAGCATTCAAGTCTGAG GACCTTTTTTTTGCCAGATTCACTGACCAGGTCAAATTGTATCAACAAACTTCTTACACAGAGTTAACAGCAAGTTTGTGGCTTTCCCTGCGTCTTCAG TTAATCCCACAAGTTTTTATCATGGTTATCAGAACTGGCAATCCTAAGTTCAAATCCTTGCAATTGAAGCCTTTTAGTATAAGTTGA